Proteins encoded within one genomic window of Methanobrevibacter arboriphilus JCM 13429 = DSM 1125:
- a CDS encoding TRAM domain-containing protein, with translation MFDRNNRNNRNNNYRNNNNNYRNNNSNYGNNNNSYSNAPVNVGETYDVKIEDIGRSGDGIAKVDGYILFVPNTKKDQEVKIKVTATKRNLGFAELVE, from the coding sequence ATGTTTGATAGAAACAACAGAAATAATAGAAATAATAATTATAGAAACAATAATAACAATTATAGAAACAATAACAGTAACTATGGAAACAATAATAATAGTTATAGTAATGCCCCTGTAAATGTAGGGGAAACATATGATGTTAAAATAGAGGACATAGGTCGATCTGGGGATGGAATAGCTAAAGTAGATGGTTATATTCTTTTTGTACCTAATACTAAAAAAGATCAAGAAGTTAAAATAAAAGTTACTGCAACTAAACGAAACCTTGGATTCGCAGAATTAGTAGAATAA